The genomic DNA CAGGGCCCGCTGCCTCCGGTCGTCCTGACCCCCTGGGACGCCGACGGCCGCTACGCCGGCACCGTGTCGTTCCCCTCGCCGGGCATGTGGACCGTCCGCTTCTCGGCCCCCAACCCGGCCATCCAGTTCGACAGCCTCGAGCTCGTCCCTCCCGCCGTGCCCCCGGCGCTGCCGTTCGCCTGACCCCCCGACCACGAAACTTCGACAGAGATGGTCGCTATGTCGCCATCTCTGTCGAAGTTTCGGGTGGGCGGGTGGTCGTGGTGGTCGGCGGAGGGGGCTCGGGCTCGTTGCAGCTGGTGATCTCGGCCGTCGCCTCGGCCTCGCAGCGGTCCCTTCCGGCCCCTCCGAGCAGGCGGTTCCCGCCCGACATGTCGGTGAGCGAGTCCTCGCCGGCGTCGCCCGACAGCACGTCGTCGGCGGCCCCGCCGTCGAGGGTGTCGTCGCCCGGCCCGCCGTAGAGCCGGTCGGCGCCGTAGCCGCCGCGGATGGCGTCGTTCCCATCCTCGCCGCAGATCAGGTCGTCACCCCCGCCCCCGTTGATCACGTCGTCGCCGGGGGTGCCCATGATCACGTCGTTGCCCGGCGTGCCGGTGAGCGGGCCCGCGCCGGGTCGCATCACCAGCGTGGCCCGGCGGGTGTCGCACCGCGGCGGCGGGGGCGGCACGGCGAAGACCTCCGCCATCAGGTCGTACAGCGCCCGGTCGTTCTCCCGCAGCCAGGCCCGCCGGTAGGTCGGCCCGCGAGCGGCCTCGAACCACGAGGTCACGCCCTCGGCGAAGTACTCCCGCCGGGTCGAGGCCGAGTAGGTCGGGTTGTCGCCCACCATGCCGGTGGGGAACCGCGCACCGGCCGCATCGTAAGCGCTGTCGAGCATCTGGGACTGGGTCGGCGTGAGGCTGCACTCGATGCCGTGGCCCACCTCGTGCACCAGGATCTTGCCCACGTCGCTGCCGCCCTGGGGGCTCGGGACCAGCAGCTCCTCGCCGAGGGCGATCTCGAGCGGCCCGTCGATGCAGGACGGCGGGCCGAGGCCGCGGAGGGTGTCGTAGGTGCGGGTCTCGGTGTAGCCGTCGAAGGGGTTCGGGTCGGGGAGCCGGGCGCCCCTCAGGTTCGACCAGGGCGGCAGGTCGGTCAGCCGCCAGTCCTCGGGGATGACGTGGATGCGGATCTCCGTGTCGGCCATCCGCAGCCCATTGACCGGGTTGACCAGGTCGAGCACCTCGTCGAGCCGGGAGTTGACCGCCGGCAGCGCGGCCGGGTCGGGCTCGTAGAGCCACACGCTGCGGGGGATCGGGGCCGAGGCCACGGGCGGGGTCGTCGCGACGCTCGCCGAGGGGAGCAGCGCCTGGCCCACGAGCGCGACGACCAGGCAGGCGGGGCGGGCAACTGCTGGTCGGGCCAGGAACACCCGGATGCAGTACCCGGGGATGCACCCTCGCTACCACTCTCGGTACTAAGGTGCCCGCTCTGGGTGGTCCGGTACGACTCATCCTTAGCTAGGAGTCAGAGTGCACATCTTGGTCGAGAAGCTGGCAAGGACAGCGCTTCTTGCGGCAGGGCTGCTGCTGGTCGTCGGCGTAGCTCCTGCCCAGGCCCAGGACGCTCCGTCCGGGTCGTCGAGTGACGGCGTGCTCGCGGGGAACGTGGTGAACGTCGACCTCGACGTGCCCGTCACGATCTGCGGGCTGCTCAGCGCCCTGTTCGGCACCGGCGTCAACGGCTGCACCACGCTGCCCATCTCCATCGGCAGCGACGCCGCCGGTTCCGGGGCGCAGGGCGACGGCGTGGTGTCGGGCAACGCGTTGACCCTCGACGCCGACATCCCCATCAGCCTCGGTGGCCCGGGGGCCACAACGTGCCAGCCGAACTGCGCGCCGACCACCTGCTGCGTCCCGCCGACCACGTGCTGCGTCCCCCCGACCACCTGCTACTGCACCACCACGTCGACGTCCACATCGACGACCACCTCGTCGTCCACCACCAGCTCCTCCACGTCGACGCCGAGCAGCTCGGTGCCGCCGAGCACCGCCCCTCCCAGCGTGCGGCACCTCCCGGTCACCGGTGGCGACCTGGGGCACCAGCTGCCGATCGGTGCCGGGCTCGTCGGCGCCGGTGCGCTGTTCGTGTGGGTGTCGCGCCGCCGGATGGCCCGGATCGACTGACCAGCGCGGGCGGCACGCGCGGTCCAAATTGAACGAACGTACAAGTTCCTGGACAGTTAGCCAGGAACGCCGATACGCTGCGCGTGCTGACAGAGGGGGTCGGGATGCACGCGGGAGTGCTACGGCTGGGAACGTTCGACGCAGAGCAGGTCTGGCGACCTGACGACCTCGTCGACCTGCCCGGCATCGTCGATCCGCACGCCGCCGACGTGGTGCGGGCCATGGACGAGGCGCTCGCCGTGCTGTGCTCACCCGACGACGTTCTGGTCACCAACGAGCGCCTGCCCCAGCGGTTCCGGGGCACGCTGGCCGCTGCCGGCTTCGTGTCCGGGCACACCTCGCCGTGCTGCTCGGGGCAGACGGTCGAGGCCCGCCTGCTGGCCCACGATTCGCAGCTGGCGCTCCTGCCCCGCCAGGTGGAGCCCTACGCCTGGCTGCCGGAGACCATCGAGCTGGCCCGGCGCCTCGGCTCGCCCCTGGGACCGCCGCCCGCCGCCGCCGCCGTGCGCACGGTCAACTCCAAGACCTGGTCGAACGGGCTGGTCACCGAGCTGGGGCTCGCCGGGGCCGGCGTGGTGGCCCGCTCGGCGGCCGAGCTGCAGGCCGCGGTGACCGCTCTCGGGTCGGGGACCGTGGTGGTCAAGGACCCGTTCGGCGTGTCCGGGCGGGGCTGCGTACCGGTGGCGTCGCCGCGGGTGCTGAGCGCGATCGCCCGCGCCGTGGCCCGGCAGGAGGCCGACGGTCGACGGGTCGAGCTGCTCGTCCAGCCGTGGCTGCCGAAGCAGGCCGACGTGTCGGCCCACTTCGACCTCGCCCCGGACGGCACGATGACCTGGCGCGGTCACGTGGAGGCCCGGGCCGGCACCCGCTTCGGCTACAGCGGCTCCCGACCCGCACCCGCGGCGCTGGTCCGGCACCTGGCCGGCCACGGGCACCGCGAGACGATGGGCGCGGTCGGCGAGCGGCTGGCGGCGGCGGGCTACCACGGTCCGGTCTGTGTCGACGCGCTCGTCCTCGAGGACGGCCGGCTGGTGCCGCTGCTGGAGATCAACGCCCGGCTCTCGATGGGCCGCCTGTGCCTCGACCTCGACCGCCGCGTGCAGGTCGACGGCCTGCGGGCGGCCATCGCCGTGCGCGAGGTGGAGGTGCCCGACGACCACGACCACTCCCGCCTCGCCGACGCCCTGGAGCGGGCCGACTGCCTGGTCCGCCAGGGCACCCCGGGGATCCTGCCGCTGACCGCCAGCACGGTGCGCCCGCCTCGCGGCCGGTTCGTGTACGCCGTGGTCGCCAGCTCCGACGCTCACGCCGCCGGGCTCGAGCATCTGCTCGACGGCTGCCTCGCCGACCTCGGGCTTGCCCAGGTCGGCGGTGTCCGCGCCGCCTGACGTCGCCGCCTGTGGCAGCTTGGGGCGCCATGGAGCGCTGGCCCGCCTCGGTCTTCCAGCGGTCGTTGGTGCAGCTGGACGGCCTCATGCCCGGGGTGATGACCCACCCGACGGAGACCACGAGCGTCACCGTGCGCGTGCGGGGCCCGCTCGACGTCGACGTGCTCGACCGCGCCTACGCCGAGCTGGTCGACCGGCACGAGCTGCTGCGCACCCGCCTCGTGGCGGACGGCGACGAGGTGTGGCAGGAGGTGCTCCCGACGGGTGAGGCCCGGCTCGAGCGCCTGGTGGCGGGCGACGAGCGCCCGGTCGCCGGGGGGCCGAGCTGGCCGATCCCCGTGGACGAGCCGCCGCTGGTGCGCGGGGGAGTGGTGCGGGTGGACGACGCCGAGCACCTCGTCGGGCTCACCCTGCACCACGCGGTCGCCGACCAGTCGTCGGCGGCGCTGGCGATGCGCGATCTGGCCGCCGTCTACACGGCCCGGCGGCGGGGCGAGGGGCCACCGCCCGTCCCGCTGCAGCACGGCGCCTACGCCGTCTGGCAGCGCAAGCGGCTGGCGGAACGGGCCGACCACGACCATCGGGGCTGGGCCACGGCGCTGGACGGCCTGGTGCCGCCGACCTACCGCCGGGCGCTACCGTTCGAGCCCGGTCGCCCGCCGTCGGGCCGGCAGCTGAGCCGGCCGCTGCTCGACGCCGAGGAGCTCGCGGCGCTGGCCGCCTGGGCCGAGCGGTCCCAGGGCACGACGTTCGCGGCGCTGCTGGCGGCCTACGCCCGCACCCTTGCGTCGACCACCGACGCCCGCGACCTACCGGTCATGTCGGCGTTCGAGCAGCGGGACCACCCGGCGATCCGCAACCTGCCCGGGCCCTTCCTCTACGCGACCCTGCTGCGGATCGGCGTGGTCGACGGCGAGCCGTCGCC from Acidimicrobiales bacterium includes the following:
- a CDS encoding chaplin family protein; this encodes MHILVEKLARTALLAAGLLLVVGVAPAQAQDAPSGSSSDGVLAGNVVNVDLDVPVTICGLLSALFGTGVNGCTTLPISIGSDAAGSGAQGDGVVSGNALTLDADIPISLGGPGATTCQPNCAPTTCCVPPTTCCVPPTTCYCTTTSTSTSTTTSSSTTSSSTSTPSSSVPPSTAPPSVRHLPVTGGDLGHQLPIGAGLVGAGALFVWVSRRRMARID
- a CDS encoding condensation domain-containing protein, translating into MERWPASVFQRSLVQLDGLMPGVMTHPTETTSVTVRVRGPLDVDVLDRAYAELVDRHELLRTRLVADGDEVWQEVLPTGEARLERLVAGDERPVAGGPSWPIPVDEPPLVRGGVVRVDDAEHLVGLTLHHAVADQSSAALAMRDLAAVYTARRRGEGPPPVPLQHGAYAVWQRKRLAERADHDHRGWATALDGLVPPTYRRALPFEPGRPPSGRQLSRPLLDAEELAALAAWAERSQGTTFAALLAAYARTLASTTDARDLPVMSAFEQRDHPAIRNLPGPFLYATLLRIGVVDGEPSPALVTRVRDVVAAAYSRAQVTVQDLATLAPALVPGVLGVEPSWFRVFLYLPCEAITSAFRFGDAVGRVAANEGRNTQSLAYGAHLGVHHDPQGGLVARLAYDGTDFDQPAADALLATFAAEVRRLLG